The following are encoded in a window of Gossypium arboreum mitochondrion, complete genome genomic DNA:
- the rps14 gene encoding ribosomal protein S14 produces the protein MSEKRNIRDHKRRLLAAKYELRRKLYKAFCKDPDLPSDMRDKHRYKLSKLPRNSSFARVRNRCISTGRPRSVYEFFRISRIVFRGLASRGPLMGIKKSSW, from the coding sequence ATGTCGGAGAAGCGAAATATACGAGATCACAAACGTAGATTGCTCGCGGCTAAATATGAATTGAGACGAAAGCTTTATAAAGCCTTTTGTAAAGATCCCGATCTTCCTAGTGATATGCGGGACAAACATCGTTATAAGTTGTCCAAGTTGCCAAGAAATAGTTCCTTTGCACGAGTAAGAAACCGATGTATTTCCACGGGTCGCCCTCGTTCCGTATATGAGTTCTTTCGAATTTCTCGTATCGTTTTTCGTGGATTAGCATCTCGAGGTCCTTTGATGGGCATAAAGAAATCGTCTTGGTAG
- the cob gene encoding apocytochrome b, translating into MTIRNQRFSLLKQPISSTLNQHLIDYPTPSNLSYWWGFGSLAGICLVIQIVTGVFLAMHYTPHVDLAFNSVEHVMRDVEGGWLLRYMHANGASMFLIVVYLHIFRGLYHASYSSPREFVRCLGVVIFLLMIVTAFIGYVLPWGQMSFWGATVITSLASAIPVVGDTIVTWLWGGFSVDNATLNRFFSLHHLLPFILVGASLLHLAALHQYGSNNPLGVHSEMDKISFYPYFYVKDLVGWVAFAIFFSIWIFYAPNVLGHPDNYIPANPMPTPPHIVPEWYFLPIHAILRSIPDKSGGVAAIAPVFICLLALPFFKSMYVRSSSFRPIYQGIFWLLLADCLLLGWIGCQPVEAPFVTIGQISPLVFFLFFAITPILGRVGRGIPNSYTETEHA; encoded by the coding sequence ATGACTATAAGGAACCAACGATTCTCTCTTCTTAAACAACCTATATCCTCCACACTTAATCAGCATTTGATAGATTATCCAACCCCGAGCAATCTTAGTTATTGGTGGGGGTTCGGTTCGTTAGCTGGTATTTGTTTAGTCATTCAGATAGTGACTGGCGTTTTTTTAGCTATGCATTACACACCTCATGTGGATCTAGCTTTCAACAGCGTAGAACACGTTATGAGAGATGTTGAAGGGGGCTGGTTGCTACGTTATATGCATGCTAATGGGGCAAGTATGTTTCTCATTGTGGTTTACCTTCATATTTTTCGTGGTCTATATCATGCGAGTTATAGCAGTCCTAGGGAATTTGTTCGGTGTCTCGGAGTTGTAATCTTCCTATTAATGATTGTGACAGCTTTTATAGGATACGTACTACCGTGGGGTCAGATGAGCTTTTGGGGAGCTACAGTAATTACAAGCTTAGCTAGCGCCATACCTGTAGTAGGGGATACCATAGTGACTTGGCTTTGGGGTGGTTTCTCCGTGGACAATGCCACCTTAAATCGTTTTTTTAGTCTTCATCATTTACTCCCCTTTATTTTAGTAGGCGCCAGTCTTCTTCATCTGGCCGCATTGCATCAATATGGATCAAATAATCCATTGGGTGTACATTCAGAGATGGATAAAATTTCTTTTTACCCTTATTTTTATGTAAAGGATCTAGTAGGTTGGGTAGCTTTTGCTATCTTTTTTTCTATTTGGATTTTTTATGCTCCCAATGTTTTGGGGCATCCCGACAATTATATACCTGCTAATCCGATGCCCACCCCGCCTCATATTGTGCCGGAATGGTATTTCCTACCGATCCATGCCATTCTTCGTAGTATACCTGACAAATCGGGAGGTGTAGCCGCAATAGCACCCGTTTTTATATGTCTGTTGGCTTTACCTTTTTTTAAAAGTATGTATGTGCGTAGTTCAAGTTTTCGCCCGATTTACCAAGGAATATTTTGGTTGCTTTTGGCGGATTGCTTATTACTAGGTTGGATCGGATGTCAACCTGTGGAGGCACCATTTGTTACTATTGGACAAATTTCTCCTTTAGTTTTCTTCTTGTTCTTTGCCATAACGCCCATTCTGGGACGGGTTGGAAGAGGAATTCCTAATTCTTACACTGAGACTGAGCACGCCTGA
- the rps4 gene encoding ribosomal protein S4 encodes MPALRFKTCRLLSGNVRNRELTIIQRRILRRLRNNKRSIKKKIYTRKNRNSYIQSQTTRKLPLFHGDLPITEMHRGTERASYIPFPLNPETRSDVIPVRLHFRETIPQARQLISHRRVCVNNEMVKINHLKLSHGDIISFQENNARIRGEEIRRSFYIEISVEKIIDKFKLKKKRGKFQFKIRGKFLDRQVRMWRRIKCFHLIKTKRGCRLLLKKSRFLKQLRSYMQEEDLKRTKKFGSEKVCLASSFAEHNRMKRNLYFFKSLFLWNEKNRNLPTQTRSPIVYNSFLYRYSNSTYCSAFPYQKKKTMKRRIKRIELPTHYSEVNHRTLKAVVSYGPNIGHIPHDIRLKDPNLPLRSGNGRGQNI; translated from the coding sequence ATGCCCGCATTAAGATTTAAAACTTGTCGTCTACTTTCAGGAAATGTTCGGAACAGAGAACTTACAATAATACAACGCCGCATTCTCCGAAGATTGAGGAACAATAAGAGATCCATTAAAAAAAAGATTTATACGAGAAAAAATCGTAACAGTTACATCCAATCACAAACTACACGAAAGTTGCCCCTTTTTCATGGGGATTTACCCATCACAGAGATGCACAGAGGAACAGAACGAGCTTCATATATCCCTTTTCCACTCAATCCAGAAACAAGATCGGACGTTATTCCGGTTCGTCTCCATTTTCGTGAAACTATTCCTCAAGCAAGGCAGCTGATAAGTCATCGAAGGGTTTGTGTGAATAATGAAATGGTAAAAATTAATCATTTGAAACTTTCCCACGGTGATATAATATCTTTTCAAGAAAATAACGCGAGAATCCGCGGTGAAGAAATAAGGAGATCTTTCTATATCGAAATCTCAGTTGAAAAAATCATAGACAAATTCAAATTAAAAAAAAAAAGAGGCAAATTTCAATTCAAAATCAGAGGCAAATTCCTTGATCGCCAGGTAAGAATGTGGAGAAGAATCAAATGTTTCCACCTAATCAAAACTAAGAGGGGATGCCGCTTACTACTAAAAAAATCCCGGTTTTTGAAACAGTTGCGTTCTTATATGCAAGAAGAAGACTTGAAAAGAACAAAGAAGTTTGGATCCGAAAAAGTATGCTTAGCCAGTTCCTTCGCTGAGCACAACAGAATGAAGAGGAATTTGTATTTTTTCAAATCCCTATTCTTATGGAACGAGAAAAACCGAAATCTTCCTACTCAAACAAGAAGTCCTATAGTTTACAACTCTTTTTTATATAGATATAGTAATTCGACCTATTGCTCCGCATTCCCCTATCAGAAAAAGAAAACTATGAAGAGAAGAATCAAAAGGATTGAACTACCTACTCATTATTCGGAGGTGAATCATAGAACACTAAAAGCTGTGGTCTCTTATGGACCTAACATAGGTCACATCCCTCACGACATAAGATTGAAAGATCCAAACCTTCCTCTTCGGAGCGGAAACGGGCGTGGCCAAAACATATAA
- the cox2 gene encoding cytochrome c oxidase subunit 2 — protein sequence MIVLEWLFLTIAACDAAEPWQLGFQDAATPMMQGIIDLHHDIFFFLILILVFVLRILVRALWHFHYQKNPIPQRIVHGTTIEILRTIFPSIIPMFIAIPSFALLYSMDEVVVDPAITIKAIGHQWYRTYEYSDYNSSDEQSLTFDSYTIPEDDLELGQSRLLEVDNRVVVPAKTHLRIIVTSADVPHSWAVPSSGVKCDAVPGRLNQISISVQREGVYYGQCSEICGTNHAFTSIVVEAVPRKDYGSRVSNQLIPQTGEA from the exons ATGATTGTTCTAGAATGGTTATTCCTCACAATTGCTGCTTGTGATGCAGCGGAACCATGGCAATTAGGATTTCAAGACGCAGCAACACCTATGATGCAAGGAATAATAGATTTACATCACGATATCTTTTTCTTCCTCATTCTGATTTTGGTTTTCGTATTACGGATCTTGGTTCGTGCTTTATGGCATTTCCACTATCAAAAGAATCCAATCCCGCAAAGGATTGTTCATGGAACTACTATCGAGATTCTTCGGACCATATTTCCTAGTATCATCCCGATGTTCATTGCTATACCATCATTTGCTCTCTTATACTCAATGGACGAGGTAGTAGTAGATCCAGCCATTACTATCAAAGCTATTGGACATCAATGGTATCGGACTTATGAGTATTCAGACTATAACAGTTCCGATGAACAGTCACTCACTTTTGACAGTTATACGATTCCAGAAGATGATCTAGAATTGGGTCAATCACGTTTATTAGAAGTGGACAATAGAGTGGTTGTACCAGCCAAAACTCATCTACGTATTATTGTAACATCTGCTGATGTACCTCATAGTTGGGCTGTACCTTCCTCAGGTGTCAAATGTGATGCTGTACCTGGTCGTTTAAATCAGATCTCTATTTCGGTACAACGAGAAGGAGTTTACTATGGTCAGTGCAGTGAGATTTGTGGAACGAATCATGCCTTTACG TCTATCGTCGTAGAAGCTGTTCCTAGGAAAGATTATGGTTCTCGGGTATCCAATCAATTAATACCCCAAACCGGGGAAGCTTAA